In Streptomyces sp. NBC_00483, a single window of DNA contains:
- a CDS encoding D-alanyl-D-alanine carboxypeptidase family protein: MSGTTSASSPHFSRRTALGLGAGAAAALALPAQTASAASAIGGSRLAASGVQVRRGAGAPKLPKLAAKAWLIADNDSGEVLASYNGHRRLPPASTLKMLFADTVLPKFDSALKHKVTAEDLADIPFGSSLVGVQAGTTYSVHQLWQGVFLRSGNDAVHVLANMNGGVAKTVAQMQARAKDLQANDTHVVSPDGFDHKGQLSSAYDLTLFARAGLKNDDFRGYCATKVADFPAGGKKTFQIQNTDRLLTGQGVAPYEGLIGVKNGYTSHAGNTFTGAATRGGRTLLVTVMHPKSGYEAVYEETAALLDWGFAAANKVRPVGELVTPLSEQPKKSTSTRAPHVAGAGPAASTSTGSHGDDWALGGSMALAALAGGGLLALRRRGKPTGRRRKA; the protein is encoded by the coding sequence ATGTCCGGCACCACCTCAGCGTCCTCTCCGCACTTCAGCCGCCGCACCGCCCTCGGCCTCGGGGCCGGTGCCGCAGCCGCCCTCGCGCTGCCCGCACAGACCGCCTCGGCCGCCTCCGCGATCGGCGGTTCGCGGCTCGCCGCGTCGGGCGTGCAGGTGCGACGCGGGGCCGGCGCGCCCAAGCTGCCGAAGCTCGCCGCGAAGGCCTGGCTGATCGCCGACAACGACAGCGGCGAGGTGCTCGCCTCGTACAACGGGCACCGCCGGCTGCCGCCCGCCTCCACGCTGAAGATGCTGTTCGCGGACACGGTGCTGCCGAAGTTCGACAGCGCGCTGAAGCACAAGGTGACGGCCGAGGACCTCGCGGACATACCGTTCGGCTCCAGCCTCGTCGGCGTCCAGGCCGGGACGACGTACAGCGTGCACCAGTTGTGGCAGGGCGTGTTCCTTCGCTCCGGCAACGACGCGGTGCATGTGCTCGCGAACATGAACGGGGGCGTCGCGAAGACCGTCGCCCAGATGCAGGCCCGCGCGAAGGACCTCCAGGCGAACGACACCCACGTCGTCAGCCCCGACGGCTTCGACCACAAGGGGCAGCTCTCGTCCGCGTACGACCTGACGCTGTTCGCCCGCGCCGGGCTGAAGAACGACGACTTCCGCGGCTACTGCGCCACCAAGGTCGCCGACTTCCCGGCGGGCGGGAAGAAGACCTTCCAGATCCAGAACACCGACCGCCTCCTCACCGGTCAGGGCGTCGCCCCGTACGAGGGCCTCATCGGCGTCAAGAACGGCTACACCTCGCACGCGGGCAACACCTTCACCGGCGCCGCCACCCGCGGCGGCCGCACCCTCCTGGTCACCGTGATGCACCCGAAGTCCGGCTACGAGGCCGTGTACGAGGAGACGGCCGCGCTGCTCGACTGGGGCTTCGCGGCCGCGAACAAGGTGCGCCCCGTCGGCGAGTTGGTCACCCCGCTCAGCGAGCAGCCGAAGAAGTCGACGTCGACGCGCGCGCCCCACGTGGCGGGCGCGGGACCCGCCGCGAGCACGTCCACCGGCTCGCACGGGGACGACTGGGCGCTCGGCGGCTCCATGGCCCTCGCGGCCCTCGCCGGCGGCGGCCTGCTGGCCCTGCGCCGCCGCGGGAAGCCGACGGGACGGCGCAGGAAGGCGTAG
- the sdhC gene encoding succinate dehydrogenase, cytochrome b556 subunit, giving the protein MPAGTLYRGREGMWSWVAHRVTGVLIFFFLFVHVLDTALVRVSPEAYDDVVGTYKTPIVALLEYGLVAAILFHALNGLRVIAVDFWSKGPRYQKQMLWTVMGIWIVLMVGALYPVLGHAVRALFGS; this is encoded by the coding sequence GTGCCGGCTGGAACGCTGTACCGCGGCCGGGAAGGCATGTGGTCGTGGGTGGCTCATCGAGTCACCGGTGTCCTCATTTTCTTCTTCCTGTTCGTGCACGTCCTGGACACCGCTCTCGTCCGCGTCTCACCCGAGGCGTACGACGATGTCGTTGGTACCTATAAGACGCCGATCGTCGCGCTGCTGGAATACGGCCTCGTCGCCGCAATCCTCTTCCACGCGCTCAACGGCCTGCGTGTGATCGCTGTCGACTTCTGGTCGAAGGGGCCGCGCTACCAGAAGCAGATGCTCTGGACCGTCATGGGCATCTGGATCGTCCTGATGGTCGGGGCTCTCTACCCCGTACTCGGCCACGCCGTCCGCGCACTCTTCGGGAGCTGA
- a CDS encoding beta-N-acetylhexosaminidase, translating to MVTAVGCSDGGGSPSDGKSATSAAPSPTRSYPLSKPAHTIPEVRDFTPAHGPGWKPGGGRVVVKDGELADEGRLLAEELGLKYAGGGDAGSGDVELALGGKSGANPESYRMTVRGGTVRITGPSDTGVYYGTRTLKQEVHGGAKAPEGVTADEPAKAQRGFNLDIARKHFTADWIKDRIRDIGDLKYNQLGLHFSDDQSFRIESDSHPEVVSKDHLSKAQVRDILRLAAQRHITVVPEIDSPGHLGAVIAAHPDLQLRDASGVAARGAVDISKPGSAKIVDDLLKEYAKLFKGAYWHLGADEYRALMSENPETSYPQLAAAARKKYGANAKVQDLAQGWLNDRAKTMAPYDRKLKAWNDGFYKGGVVDADKGIEVAYWTGKEIGAREPVEYLDEGRKLTNYNDEYLYYVLGQPNTFVYPTGERIYKSWTPRVVRKTSPVPAKYDDQILGGSFAVWCDISGAQTPAQVAKGVRMPLRATVQKLWDPRKPELSWPKFVALADKLDG from the coding sequence CTGGTCACGGCCGTGGGGTGCTCGGACGGTGGCGGGTCTCCGTCCGACGGGAAGTCGGCGACCTCCGCGGCGCCCTCGCCCACCCGCTCGTATCCGCTGTCGAAGCCCGCGCACACGATCCCCGAGGTGCGCGACTTCACGCCGGCGCACGGGCCGGGTTGGAAGCCGGGCGGCGGCAGGGTCGTCGTGAAGGACGGCGAACTGGCGGACGAGGGGCGGCTCCTCGCGGAGGAACTGGGCCTGAAGTACGCCGGGGGCGGGGACGCCGGGTCCGGTGACGTCGAGCTGGCGCTCGGCGGGAAGAGCGGGGCGAACCCGGAGTCGTACCGGATGACGGTGCGCGGCGGGACCGTGCGGATCACCGGGCCGAGCGACACCGGCGTGTACTACGGGACGCGCACGCTCAAGCAGGAGGTGCACGGCGGTGCGAAGGCGCCGGAGGGCGTCACCGCCGACGAGCCCGCCAAGGCGCAGCGCGGGTTCAACCTCGACATCGCCCGCAAGCACTTCACGGCCGACTGGATCAAGGACCGGATCCGGGACATCGGGGACCTCAAGTACAACCAGCTGGGCCTGCACTTCTCCGACGACCAGTCCTTCCGCATCGAGTCCGACTCGCATCCGGAGGTCGTCTCCAAGGACCACCTCAGCAAGGCGCAGGTGCGGGACATCCTGCGGCTCGCCGCCCAGCGGCACATCACGGTCGTGCCGGAAATCGACTCGCCGGGGCACCTGGGCGCGGTCATCGCCGCGCACCCCGACCTCCAGCTGCGCGACGCGAGCGGGGTGGCGGCGCGCGGCGCCGTCGACATCTCCAAGCCGGGCTCCGCGAAGATCGTCGACGATCTGCTGAAGGAGTACGCGAAGCTGTTCAAGGGCGCGTACTGGCATCTGGGCGCCGACGAGTACCGGGCGCTGATGAGCGAGAACCCCGAGACCTCCTACCCGCAGCTCGCCGCCGCGGCGCGCAAGAAGTACGGGGCGAACGCCAAGGTCCAGGACCTCGCGCAGGGCTGGCTCAACGACCGGGCGAAGACCATGGCCCCGTACGACCGGAAGCTGAAGGCCTGGAACGACGGGTTCTACAAGGGCGGGGTCGTCGACGCCGACAAGGGCATCGAGGTCGCGTACTGGACCGGCAAGGAGATCGGGGCGCGCGAGCCGGTCGAGTATCTGGACGAGGGCCGGAAGCTGACGAACTACAACGACGAGTACCTGTACTACGTCCTCGGCCAGCCCAACACCTTCGTCTATCCGACCGGTGAGCGGATCTACAAGAGCTGGACGCCGCGCGTCGTGCGCAAGACGAGTCCGGTGCCCGCGAAGTACGACGACCAGATCCTGGGCGGCTCCTTCGCCGTGTGGTGCGACATCTCGGGGGCGCAGACCCCGGCGCAGGTCGCGAAGGGCGTCCGGATGCCGCTGCGGGCGACCGTGCAGAAGCTGTGGGACCCGCGGAAGCCGGAGCTGAGCTGGCCGAAGTTCGTCGCCCTGGCCGACAAGCTGGACGGCTGA
- a CDS encoding metallophosphoesterase, with protein sequence MIVVFVLIAAAVLAAFAALHYYAWRRLVRETTAKGGWPRRIGTLVFVAGPVLMFAALAAERAGAPFLLQQVLAWPGFLWMAFALYLLLALLVGEVVRPLLRRLIDRRRPTATVAAEGAPVRVPVPELRELEPVPGLAPAAPAPTRRLVLARTVGAAATVAAAGVVAGGAYGVLRGPTVKRVTVPLAKLPRAAHGFRIAVVSDIHLGPVLGRGFAERVVETINATQPDLIAVVGDLVDGSVEDLAPAVAPLARLSARHGTYFVTGNHEYFSGADPWVDHVRELGLRPLENARVDIGAFDLAGVNDIAGENYGEGPDYAKALGDRDTSRASVLLAHQPVMIHEAVKHSVDLQLSGHTHGGQLWPGNFVAAASNPTLAGLDRYGDTQLYVSRGAGAWGPPVRVGAPSDITVVQLASKQA encoded by the coding sequence ATGATCGTCGTCTTCGTACTCATCGCCGCCGCCGTCCTCGCGGCGTTCGCGGCCCTGCACTACTACGCGTGGCGCCGCCTCGTACGCGAGACGACCGCCAAGGGCGGGTGGCCCAGACGGATCGGCACCCTGGTGTTCGTGGCCGGGCCCGTGCTGATGTTCGCGGCGCTGGCGGCGGAGCGGGCCGGGGCGCCGTTCCTGCTGCAACAGGTGCTGGCCTGGCCCGGGTTCCTGTGGATGGCGTTCGCGCTGTATCTGCTGCTCGCGCTGCTGGTGGGGGAGGTCGTGCGGCCTCTGTTGCGGCGGCTCATCGACCGCAGGAGGCCGACCGCCACCGTCGCCGCGGAGGGGGCCCCGGTGCGCGTTCCGGTGCCGGAGCTGCGGGAGCTGGAGCCGGTCCCGGGGCTCGCGCCCGCTGCGCCCGCGCCCACCCGCCGGCTCGTCCTCGCCCGGACCGTCGGCGCCGCCGCGACCGTGGCCGCCGCGGGAGTCGTGGCCGGTGGCGCGTACGGGGTGCTGCGCGGGCCCACGGTCAAGCGGGTCACCGTGCCGCTGGCCAAACTGCCGCGCGCGGCCCACGGGTTCAGGATCGCCGTGGTCAGCGACATCCATCTCGGGCCCGTGCTCGGGCGGGGCTTCGCCGAGCGGGTCGTCGAGACGATCAACGCCACGCAGCCCGATCTCATCGCCGTCGTCGGTGACCTGGTCGACGGGAGCGTGGAGGACCTCGCGCCCGCCGTCGCGCCGCTCGCCCGGCTGAGCGCGCGGCACGGGACGTACTTCGTCACCGGCAACCACGAGTACTTCTCCGGCGCCGACCCGTGGGTGGACCATGTGCGCGAGCTCGGGCTCCGGCCGCTGGAGAACGCGCGCGTCGACATCGGGGCCTTCGACCTCGCGGGCGTCAACGACATCGCAGGCGAGAACTACGGCGAAGGACCCGACTACGCGAAGGCGCTCGGCGACCGCGACACCTCCCGCGCCTCCGTCCTCCTCGCCCACCAGCCCGTGATGATCCACGAGGCGGTGAAGCACAGCGTCGACCTGCAGCTCTCCGGGCACACCCACGGCGGCCAGCTGTGGCCGGGCAACTTCGTCGCGGCGGCCAGCAATCCGACGCTCGCGGGCCTCGACCGGTACGGCGACACCCAGCTGTACGTCAGTCGGGGCGCGGGCGCGTGGGGGCCGCCGGTGCGGGTGGGCGCGCCGTCCGACATCACCGTCGTCCAGCTGGCGTCCAAGCAGGCCTGA
- a CDS encoding succinate dehydrogenase hydrophobic membrane anchor subunit, with amino-acid sequence MSADTTPATSGVGPVEGVSLYDVDNPAPYIEAPRKRTSKTPRSTRGNFEMAAWLFMRLSGVVLVVLVLGHLLIQLVLDGGVSKIGFAFVAGRWASPFWQGWDLLMLWLAMLHGANGLRTVINDYAERPQTRMWLKGLLYAATVFTVLLGTLVIFTFDPNIR; translated from the coding sequence ATGTCTGCTGACACCACCCCCGCGACGTCCGGCGTCGGCCCCGTCGAGGGCGTTTCGCTCTACGACGTCGACAACCCGGCTCCGTACATCGAGGCCCCGCGCAAGCGCACCTCGAAGACCCCGCGTTCGACGCGCGGCAACTTCGAGATGGCCGCATGGCTGTTCATGCGCCTCTCGGGTGTCGTCCTCGTCGTCCTGGTCCTCGGCCACCTGCTGATCCAGCTCGTCCTCGACGGCGGCGTCTCCAAGATCGGCTTCGCCTTCGTGGCGGGCCGCTGGGCGTCCCCGTTCTGGCAGGGCTGGGACCTGCTGATGCTGTGGCTCGCGATGCTGCACGGCGCCAACGGCCTGCGTACCGTCATCAACGACTACGCCGAGCGCCCCCAGACCCGTATGTGGCTGAAGGGCCTGCTGTACGCCGCGACGGTCTTCACCGTCCTGCTGGGCACGCTGGTGATCTTCACCTTCGACCCGAACATCCGTTAA
- a CDS encoding VOC family protein, whose protein sequence is MSQELEILGFDNALFPVGDLAEAVAFYERVGFPVKFRIDEAGIALLAAGKETPGVLLRVEDGFGHRPPAWPAARLWLEVPDARATADALRAADIELLDPPFSTSTGYVVEFADPWGNVVGFTDYLKRPELARN, encoded by the coding sequence ATGTCACAAGAGCTGGAAATCCTCGGGTTCGACAACGCCCTGTTCCCCGTCGGCGATCTGGCCGAGGCCGTCGCCTTCTACGAGCGCGTGGGCTTCCCCGTGAAGTTCCGTATCGACGAGGCCGGGATCGCGCTGCTCGCGGCCGGCAAGGAGACGCCCGGCGTGCTGCTGCGGGTCGAGGACGGGTTCGGCCACCGGCCGCCCGCCTGGCCCGCCGCGCGGCTGTGGCTGGAGGTGCCGGACGCGCGGGCCACGGCCGACGCGCTGCGCGCCGCGGACATCGAACTGCTCGACCCACCCTTCTCCACATCCACCGGCTACGTCGTGGAGTTCGCCGACCCGTGGGGCAACGTCGTCGGCTTCACGGACTACCTCAAGAGGCCGGAGCTGGCGCGGAACTGA
- a CDS encoding 2-oxo-4-hydroxy-4-carboxy-5-ureidoimidazoline decarboxylase: MRRTLTARNHYRYSTSTTPAPPEAALRPLHSPGRLPIPAQVTAHGGLADFNALPQDDAEQALRTCCRSRSWARRIAAHRPYPDLEALLAASDEAAYDLTPVDIAEALTGEDLALPQAAAYAAAITALVAAHSAYQTRFGHPFVICLDDIAPGEALDHLLAGLRTRLGNDPVHERELAAEELRRLARGRLARMTRRETGRETGINSPYVPV, encoded by the coding sequence ATCCGTCGGACACTCACGGCCAGGAATCACTACCGTTACAGCACATCCACAACTCCCGCTCCGCCGGAGGCCGCGCTGCGCCCCCTTCACTCCCCCGGCCGTCTGCCCATACCGGCTCAGGTCACGGCACACGGGGGCCTCGCAGACTTCAACGCGCTGCCGCAGGACGACGCCGAGCAGGCCCTGCGCACGTGCTGCCGCAGCCGCTCATGGGCCCGCCGCATCGCCGCACACCGCCCGTATCCGGACCTGGAAGCGCTGCTCGCCGCGTCCGACGAGGCGGCGTACGACCTCACACCCGTGGACATCGCCGAGGCCCTGACCGGCGAGGACCTCGCGCTGCCGCAGGCCGCCGCGTACGCGGCGGCGATCACCGCGCTGGTCGCGGCCCACAGCGCGTACCAGACCCGCTTCGGCCACCCCTTCGTGATCTGCCTGGACGACATCGCGCCCGGTGAGGCCCTCGATCACCTGCTCGCGGGCCTGCGCACCCGGCTCGGCAACGACCCGGTGCACGAGCGCGAACTGGCCGCCGAGGAGCTGCGCCGACTCGCCCGGGGCCGCCTCGCCCGAATGACCCGCAGGGAAACCGGCCGGGAAACTGGCATCAATAGCCCGTACGTGCCTGTTTGA
- a CDS encoding thiol-disulfide oxidoreductase DCC family protein produces MTAVATAGKPVDRGVTGVAPVRRLTVLYDTECPLCTFAHNWLAKQRQLVPLEFVPAGSQEARRRYPELDHAATLTDITVIGDGGQLYRDSAAWIVCMWALRDHRATAHRLATPAGMKIAKRVVLTAAKYRAARWEDQAWGVPYRRADGWTYDPKDGWYYEAYGYQDEPPACDSACRPGD; encoded by the coding sequence GTGACAGCGGTGGCGACGGCCGGGAAGCCGGTGGACCGGGGTGTCACGGGGGTGGCCCCGGTCCGCCGGCTCACGGTCCTCTACGACACCGAGTGCCCGCTGTGCACGTTCGCGCACAACTGGCTGGCCAAGCAGCGGCAGCTGGTGCCGCTGGAGTTCGTGCCCGCGGGCTCGCAGGAGGCCCGGCGGCGCTACCCGGAGCTCGACCACGCCGCGACCCTCACCGACATCACCGTGATCGGGGACGGCGGGCAGCTGTACCGGGACTCCGCCGCGTGGATCGTCTGCATGTGGGCGCTGCGCGACCACCGGGCCACGGCCCACCGGCTGGCCACGCCCGCCGGGATGAAGATCGCCAAGCGGGTCGTCCTCACCGCCGCCAAGTACCGGGCGGCACGCTGGGAGGACCAGGCCTGGGGCGTCCCCTACCGGCGGGCCGACGGGTGGACGTACGACCCGAAGGACGGCTGGTACTACGAGGCGTACGGCTACCAGGACGAGCCGCCCGCCTGTGACAGCGCCTGCCGCCCGGGCGATTAG
- a CDS encoding TetR family transcriptional regulator — protein sequence MRLFRERGYDKTTMRAIAQEAGVSVGNAYYYFGGKEHLIQGFYDRITAEHQAAVRSVLDTETDLQARLAGVLRAWLEIAEPYHEFAAQFFKNAADPDSPLSPFSAESKTAREAAIALHREVLAGSKAKVPDELAEILPELMWLSQMGLVLYWVFDRSEGHERSRRLAERGARLTTRGVALARFRVLRPLVLEVHELFIDFLPGMTRSLPKPKRTKD from the coding sequence ATGCGGCTGTTCCGGGAGCGGGGCTACGACAAGACCACCATGCGGGCCATCGCCCAAGAGGCCGGGGTCTCGGTCGGCAACGCGTACTACTACTTCGGGGGCAAGGAACACCTGATCCAGGGGTTCTACGACCGGATCACCGCCGAACACCAGGCGGCGGTCCGGTCCGTGCTCGACACGGAGACCGACCTCCAGGCGCGGCTCGCGGGCGTGCTGCGGGCCTGGCTGGAGATCGCCGAGCCGTACCACGAGTTCGCGGCCCAGTTCTTCAAGAACGCGGCCGACCCGGACTCCCCGCTCAGCCCGTTCTCCGCCGAATCCAAGACCGCCCGGGAAGCCGCGATCGCACTCCACCGGGAGGTGCTCGCCGGGTCGAAGGCCAAGGTGCCCGACGAACTGGCCGAGATCCTCCCGGAGTTGATGTGGCTGTCCCAGATGGGGCTCGTCCTGTACTGGGTGTTCGACAGGTCCGAGGGGCACGAGCGCAGCCGTCGGCTCGCCGAGCGCGGCGCCCGGCTCACGACGCGGGGCGTGGCGCTCGCCCGGTTCCGGGTGCTGCGGCCGCTCGTCCTCGAGGTGCACGAGCTGTTCATCGACTTCCTTCCGGGCATGACGCGCTCGCTGCCGAAGCCGAAGCGCACGAAGGACTGA
- a CDS encoding succinate dehydrogenase iron-sulfur subunit: MATPTMDKAEAAGAPEPGFADTPNITITLRVRRFNSEVSDESTWQDFQLEMDPKERVLDALHKVKWEQDGTLTFRRSCAHGICGSDAMRINGKNRLACKTLLKDINPEKPITVEAIKGLTVLKDLVVDMDPFFQAYRDVMPFLVTKGNEPTRERYQSDEDRARFDDTTKCILCAACTSSCPVFWNDGQYFGPAAIVNAHRFIFDSRDEAGEQRLEILNDRDGVWRCRTTFNCTDACPRGIEVTKAIQEVKRALITRRF, translated from the coding sequence ATGGCTACCCCCACCATGGACAAGGCGGAAGCGGCAGGCGCGCCCGAGCCCGGCTTCGCCGACACCCCGAACATCACGATCACGCTGCGCGTGCGCCGGTTCAACTCTGAGGTCTCCGACGAGTCGACCTGGCAGGACTTCCAGCTGGAGATGGACCCCAAGGAGCGGGTTCTCGACGCGCTGCACAAGGTCAAGTGGGAGCAGGACGGCACGCTGACGTTCCGTCGCTCCTGCGCGCACGGCATCTGCGGGTCCGACGCGATGCGGATCAACGGCAAGAACCGTCTGGCCTGCAAGACGCTTCTCAAGGACATCAACCCGGAGAAGCCCATCACGGTCGAGGCCATCAAGGGCCTCACGGTCCTCAAGGACCTCGTGGTGGACATGGACCCGTTCTTCCAGGCGTACCGCGACGTCATGCCGTTCCTCGTCACCAAGGGCAACGAGCCGACGCGTGAGCGCTACCAGTCCGACGAGGACCGGGCCCGCTTCGACGACACCACCAAGTGCATCCTGTGCGCCGCGTGCACGTCGTCCTGCCCGGTGTTCTGGAACGACGGCCAGTACTTCGGTCCTGCCGCCATCGTGAACGCCCACCGCTTCATCTTCGACTCGCGTGACGAGGCCGGGGAGCAGCGCCTGGAGATCCTCAACGACCGTGACGGTGTGTGGCGTTGCCGCACGACCTTCAACTGCACGGACGCCTGCCCGCGTGGCATCGAGGTCACCAAGGCGATCCAGGAAGTGAAGCGGGCGCTGATCACGCGCCGCTTCTGA
- the sdhA gene encoding succinate dehydrogenase flavoprotein subunit — MKIHKYDTVIVGAGGAGMRAAIESTKRSRTAVLTKLYPTRSHTGAAQGGMAAALANVEEDNWEWHTFDTIKGGDYLVDQDAAEILAKEAIDSVLDLEKMGLPFNRTPNGTIDQRRFGGHSRNHGEAPVRRSCYAADRTGHMILQTLYQNCVKEGVEFFNEFYVLDQLIVEEDGVKKSAGVVAYELATGEIHIFQAKSVIYASGGTGKFFKVTSNAHTLTGDGQAACYRRGIPLEDMEFFQFHPTGIWRMGILLTEGARGEGGILRNKDGERFMEKYAPVMKDLASRDVVSRSIYTEIREGRGCGPEGDHVYLDLTHLPPEQLDAKLPDITEFARTYLGIEPYTDPIPIQPTAHYAMGGIPTNVEGEVLADNTTVVPGLYAAGEVACVSVHGANRLGTNSLLDINVFGRRAGIAAAEYAHKTEFVELPEDPATLVEELVERLRDSQGTESVAVIRNELQECMDANVMVFRTEQTIKTAVEKIAELRARYKNVSVQDKGKRFNTDLLEAIELGNLLDLAEVMATSALARKESRGGHYREDFPTRDDVNFMRHTMAYREVGDDGSESIRLDYKPVVQTRYQPMERKY; from the coding sequence GTGAAGATTCACAAGTACGACACCGTCATCGTCGGCGCCGGCGGCGCCGGCATGCGCGCGGCCATCGAGTCGACGAAGCGCAGCCGCACCGCCGTGCTGACCAAGCTCTACCCCACGCGTTCCCACACGGGCGCGGCGCAGGGCGGCATGGCCGCCGCGCTCGCCAACGTGGAGGAGGACAACTGGGAGTGGCACACCTTCGACACGATCAAGGGCGGCGACTACCTGGTCGACCAGGACGCCGCCGAGATCCTGGCGAAGGAAGCCATCGACTCGGTCCTCGACCTCGAGAAGATGGGCCTGCCGTTCAACCGCACCCCGAACGGCACGATCGACCAGCGCCGCTTCGGCGGTCACTCCCGTAACCACGGCGAGGCGCCGGTCCGCCGGTCCTGCTACGCCGCGGACCGCACGGGTCACATGATCCTTCAGACGCTGTACCAGAACTGCGTGAAGGAGGGCGTGGAGTTCTTCAACGAGTTCTACGTCCTGGACCAGCTGATCGTCGAGGAAGACGGCGTCAAGAAGTCCGCCGGTGTGGTCGCCTACGAGCTGGCCACCGGCGAGATCCACATCTTCCAGGCGAAGTCGGTCATCTACGCGTCCGGCGGCACCGGCAAGTTCTTCAAGGTGACGTCCAACGCGCACACCCTGACCGGCGACGGCCAGGCCGCCTGCTACCGGCGCGGGATCCCGCTGGAGGACATGGAGTTCTTCCAGTTCCACCCGACCGGCATCTGGCGCATGGGCATCCTCCTTACGGAAGGCGCCCGTGGTGAGGGCGGCATCCTCCGTAACAAGGACGGCGAGCGCTTCATGGAGAAGTACGCGCCCGTCATGAAGGACCTCGCGTCCCGTGACGTCGTGTCCCGCTCCATCTACACGGAGATCCGTGAGGGCCGCGGCTGCGGCCCCGAGGGCGACCACGTCTACCTCGACCTCACGCACCTCCCGCCGGAGCAGCTCGACGCCAAGCTCCCGGACATCACCGAGTTCGCGCGTACGTACCTCGGCATCGAGCCCTACACGGACCCGATCCCGATCCAGCCGACCGCGCACTACGCCATGGGCGGCATCCCGACGAACGTCGAGGGTGAGGTCCTCGCGGACAACACCACCGTCGTCCCCGGCCTGTACGCCGCCGGTGAGGTCGCCTGTGTCTCCGTGCACGGCGCCAACCGTCTCGGCACCAACTCGCTGCTCGACATCAACGTCTTCGGACGTCGTGCGGGCATCGCGGCCGCCGAGTACGCGCACAAGACCGAGTTCGTCGAGCTGCCGGAGGACCCGGCCACGCTGGTCGAGGAGCTCGTCGAGCGGCTGCGTGACTCGCAGGGCACCGAGAGCGTCGCGGTGATCCGCAACGAGCTGCAGGAGTGCATGGACGCCAACGTGATGGTGTTCCGCACCGAGCAGACGATCAAGACGGCCGTCGAGAAGATCGCCGAGCTGCGCGCCCGCTACAAGAACGTGTCCGTCCAGGACAAGGGCAAGCGGTTCAACACGGACCTCCTGGAGGCCATCGAGCTGGGCAACCTGCTCGACCTGGCCGAGGTCATGGCGACTTCCGCCCTGGCGCGCAAGGAGTCCCGCGGCGGTCACTACCGCGAGGACTTCCCCACCCGGGACGACGTCAACTTCATGCGCCACACCATGGCGTACCGCGAGGTCGGCGACGACGGCTCCGAGTCCATCCGTCTCGACTACAAGCCGGTCGTCCAGACCCGCTACCAGCCGATGGAGCGTAAGTACTGA